A portion of the Granulosicoccus antarcticus IMCC3135 genome contains these proteins:
- a CDS encoding ABC transporter ATP-binding protein, with product MADTGELASKVKVPWNDAEAKPYIQLENVTKKFGNFSAVDNVSLDIYKSELFCLLGGSGCGKSTLLRMLAGFEELSSGRILLDGVDMAGIPPYERPVNMMFQSYALFPHMTIEANVAFGLKQEGVAKADINKRVTDMLEMVKLGDFRKRKPHQLSGGQRQRVALARALIKQPKLLLLDEPLGALDRKLRENTQFELMTLQEELDITFVVVTHDQEEAMTLSSRIGVMDKGRIEQVGSPNEIYEHPASRFVANFIGSVNLFDGNVIEDADDHVRISSDAAGCNLYIDHGVNNVSEGSRVSVAVRPEKIRISRQKPDQEDNVAYGTIIEVAYMGSLSIYRIQLKAGPMIQVTQPNLDRDTEQFTWDDEVFLSWKPYSGLVLTA from the coding sequence ATGGCTGATACCGGTGAGCTGGCAAGCAAGGTGAAGGTGCCATGGAATGACGCGGAGGCAAAGCCCTATATACAGCTGGAGAACGTGACCAAGAAGTTCGGTAACTTTTCGGCTGTCGACAATGTCTCGCTGGATATCTACAAATCAGAGCTGTTCTGTCTGTTGGGTGGGTCGGGGTGCGGCAAGTCGACTCTGCTGAGAATGCTGGCAGGATTTGAGGAGCTTAGCAGCGGGCGCATTCTGCTCGATGGCGTCGACATGGCCGGTATTCCGCCTTATGAGCGACCTGTCAACATGATGTTTCAGTCTTATGCCTTGTTTCCGCATATGACAATCGAAGCCAATGTGGCCTTCGGCCTCAAGCAGGAGGGCGTTGCCAAGGCCGACATCAACAAGCGTGTGACTGACATGCTGGAGATGGTGAAACTAGGCGATTTCAGGAAACGCAAGCCGCACCAGTTGTCCGGCGGGCAGCGACAGCGTGTGGCACTGGCCCGGGCACTGATCAAGCAGCCAAAGCTGTTATTGCTGGATGAGCCACTGGGTGCGTTGGACAGAAAGCTGCGGGAGAATACGCAGTTTGAACTGATGACCTTGCAGGAAGAGCTGGACATCACCTTTGTGGTGGTGACCCATGATCAGGAAGAAGCCATGACGCTTTCCAGCCGCATCGGTGTCATGGACAAGGGACGCATTGAACAAGTGGGTTCCCCTAACGAGATCTATGAACACCCTGCATCACGATTTGTTGCCAACTTCATCGGTTCGGTCAATCTGTTCGATGGCAATGTCATTGAAGATGCGGATGATCATGTGCGAATCAGTTCGGATGCAGCGGGCTGTAACCTGTACATCGATCACGGTGTCAATAACGTCAGTGAAGGCTCACGCGTATCGGTGGCAGTACGGCCAGAAAAAATCAGAATATCGCGCCAGAAGCCTGACCAGGAAGACAATGTTGCCTACGGCACGATAATCGAAGTTGCTTATATGGGCAGCCTGTCCATCTACCGGATACAACTGAAGGCGGGGCCCATGATTCAAGTCACACAACCTAATCTGGATCGGGATACGGAGCAGTTCACCTGGGATGATGAAGTGTTTTTGAGCTGGAAGCCCTACAGCGGCCTGGTACTGACAGCGTGA
- a CDS encoding polyamine ABC transporter substrate-binding protein, with amino-acid sequence MLKNIVRTMVGFALISTAHAQEEKVLNIYNWSDYIAKDTIANFEAETGIKVNYDVYDSNELLESKLIAGSSGYDVVVPTAPFLERQIMSGVFAELDRSKLSNYGNLDTEILTRMAAHDPDNAHSVPYTWGTTGFAYNVDKVAAAMPDAPVDSWDMILNPEVAEKFQSCGVTVAEAPTEVFGIVMAYLGKDPYSNDVKDVELFEEHMLKVRPFIKYFHSSQNINDLANGEICVSMGYNGDMLIARDRASEASNGVDIKYVIPKEGAAIWFDSLAVPADAPHPDNAHQFINYMMRPQVIADVSNYVFYANANSASTEFVSDEVKSDPAIYPSEAVKALLFADLADERKFTRALSRAWTTIKTGK; translated from the coding sequence ATGCTCAAGAACATAGTCCGAACAATGGTTGGATTCGCCCTCATCAGCACGGCTCATGCTCAAGAGGAAAAGGTTCTCAATATCTACAACTGGTCGGATTACATTGCCAAAGATACCATTGCCAATTTCGAGGCAGAAACCGGCATCAAGGTCAACTACGATGTCTATGACTCCAATGAGCTGCTGGAATCCAAGCTGATAGCAGGTAGCAGTGGCTACGATGTTGTCGTGCCCACAGCACCTTTCCTGGAGCGACAGATCATGTCGGGTGTCTTCGCAGAGCTTGATCGCAGCAAGCTGTCCAATTACGGCAATCTGGATACCGAGATCCTGACACGCATGGCCGCTCATGATCCGGACAATGCCCATTCTGTGCCTTATACCTGGGGGACGACAGGTTTTGCCTACAACGTTGACAAGGTGGCCGCTGCAATGCCCGATGCGCCGGTGGATAGCTGGGACATGATCCTGAACCCTGAGGTTGCGGAGAAGTTCCAGTCATGTGGCGTGACGGTGGCGGAGGCGCCAACCGAGGTCTTCGGTATTGTCATGGCCTATCTGGGAAAAGACCCTTATAGCAACGACGTCAAGGATGTCGAATTATTCGAAGAGCATATGTTGAAGGTACGACCTTTCATCAAGTATTTTCATTCATCACAGAATATCAATGACCTTGCCAACGGTGAGATATGCGTGTCCATGGGATACAACGGCGATATGCTGATTGCCCGCGATCGCGCCAGCGAAGCTTCGAATGGTGTCGATATCAAGTATGTCATTCCCAAAGAAGGTGCCGCTATCTGGTTCGACAGCCTGGCCGTGCCTGCTGATGCTCCCCATCCGGACAATGCTCATCAGTTCATCAACTACATGATGAGACCGCAGGTCATTGCTGATGTTTCCAACTATGTTTTCTATGCCAATGCCAACAGCGCATCAACGGAATTTGTCTCTGACGAAGTGAAGAGCGATCCGGCTATCTACCCTTCAGAAGCCGTCAAGGCTTTGCTGTTCGCCGACTTGGCGGACGAGAGAAAGTTTACCCGGGCGCTCTCCAGAGCCTGGACCACCATCAAGACTGGTAAGTAG
- the thiD gene encoding bifunctional hydroxymethylpyrimidine kinase/phosphomethylpyrimidine kinase — protein sequence MQTNKTSLPPQSADTQRQRIPIAMTIAGSDSGGGAGIQADLKTFSARGVYGASTITALTAQNTCSVSAIHEVAPEFVTQQLVAVLSDLKVDAIKIGMLASIPIIEAIGVVLDQYPDIPVVLDPVMVAKSGDSLLHSDAIEALRDILFPRATLITPNIPEAAMLLGDVEASSEAQMEAQARALSRFGCSAVLLKGGHLASSDSTDLLLQDGAIHRFCYPRIPTSNTHGTGCTLSSAITAEIAKGLPLHTAIAIAEQYIHEAIACADQLDVGHGHGPVHHFHALWS from the coding sequence ATGCAGACCAACAAAACCAGCTTGCCGCCCCAGAGCGCTGATACCCAGCGACAGCGAATCCCGATCGCCATGACCATTGCCGGATCGGATTCGGGCGGTGGTGCGGGCATCCAGGCAGACCTGAAGACTTTCAGCGCCCGAGGCGTTTATGGCGCCTCCACCATCACCGCGTTAACTGCCCAGAACACCTGCTCGGTCAGTGCCATTCATGAGGTGGCGCCTGAATTCGTGACGCAACAACTCGTCGCCGTCCTGTCCGATCTGAAGGTCGATGCCATCAAGATCGGCATGCTTGCCAGCATTCCCATCATTGAAGCCATCGGCGTGGTGCTCGACCAATACCCCGACATCCCCGTCGTGCTTGACCCTGTCATGGTGGCCAAGAGTGGCGATTCATTACTGCACTCAGACGCCATTGAGGCCTTGCGCGACATCCTCTTCCCGCGAGCCACCCTCATCACTCCCAACATCCCCGAAGCTGCCATGCTCTTGGGTGATGTCGAGGCCAGCAGCGAGGCGCAGATGGAAGCACAGGCAAGGGCACTGAGCCGGTTCGGCTGCTCGGCGGTTCTACTCAAGGGCGGACACCTGGCATCCTCGGACAGCACCGATCTGTTATTACAAGACGGCGCCATCCATCGCTTCTGCTACCCACGCATCCCCACCAGCAACACACATGGCACCGGCTGCACCTTGTCATCGGCCATCACTGCCGAAATAGCCAAAGGACTGCCTTTGCACACAGCCATCGCCATCGCCGAGCAATACATACACGAAGCGATTGCCTGTGCCGATCAACTGGACGTGGGGCACGGTCACGGTCCCGTACATCATTTTCATGCACTGTGGAGTTGA
- a CDS encoding ABC transporter ATP-binding protein, producing the protein MTQAPAIELQAVSLTLGEHCIFDRLTLSMESAQWHSILGRSGAGKSCLLRLVAGLQQPDSGCITSFGKPSASRQIAYMAQEDGLLPWLSNLDNVQLGARLRGERSPANRQRAQALIEQVGLADWADALPAVLSGGMRQRIALARTLFEDQPVVLMDEPFSRLDAITRDELQLLAFDLLSKRTVLLVTHDPIEALRLSQAVHVLSAASPSSIHSIRLSTAAPRAMDDAYVMQHLPTVWHHLQSLSRQVDAA; encoded by the coding sequence GTGACTCAGGCTCCGGCCATCGAGTTGCAGGCAGTCAGCCTGACACTGGGTGAGCATTGCATTTTTGATCGCCTGACACTCAGCATGGAATCGGCTCAATGGCACAGTATTCTGGGCCGCAGTGGCGCAGGCAAATCCTGCCTCCTGAGGCTGGTAGCAGGCTTGCAGCAGCCCGATTCGGGCTGCATTACAAGCTTTGGCAAACCGAGCGCATCCCGACAGATTGCCTATATGGCACAGGAGGACGGCCTACTACCCTGGTTGTCGAATCTGGACAATGTGCAGCTGGGAGCCCGCTTGCGTGGCGAACGCAGCCCTGCCAACCGGCAACGCGCGCAGGCACTGATTGAACAAGTCGGCCTGGCTGACTGGGCCGATGCTCTACCGGCTGTGCTCTCAGGAGGAATGCGCCAGCGCATAGCCCTGGCCCGCACCCTGTTCGAGGATCAACCTGTCGTACTGATGGACGAACCCTTCAGTCGACTGGATGCCATCACCCGAGATGAACTGCAACTACTCGCCTTCGATCTGTTATCAAAGCGCACGGTACTGCTGGTAACCCATGATCCGATTGAGGCGCTGCGCCTGTCACAGGCAGTCCACGTACTCAGTGCTGCATCGCCCTCATCCATTCACAGCATTCGCCTGTCGACAGCTGCGCCTCGCGCCATGGATGATGCCTATGTCATGCAGCACCTACCCACGGTATGGCATCACCTGCAATCGCTGAGCAGGCAAGTGGATGCCGCCTGA
- a CDS encoding ABC transporter permease, with amino-acid sequence MQKLPTTQRPALLNFVITAASILVFWQLLVSITGIPKFMLPAPLAVFESVLTHAQSLASHSLITGFEIVVGLVIGSCLGIISAIGLTASTSVRRWALPLMVISQSLPVFALAPLLTLWFGYGISSKIIMAILIIYFPVVAATFDGLRHTQPAMLDLAQTLRATPLSIMFQIRLPAALPSIASGIRVATSIAPIGAVVGEWVGSSKGLGYLMLHANGRMQTDLMFAALLCLCLIALLLYFCVNRLLDRILYWQRDSSQFHTAQPHRN; translated from the coding sequence ATGCAAAAGCTGCCAACAACACAACGCCCCGCGCTGCTGAACTTTGTCATCACCGCTGCCAGCATCCTTGTGTTCTGGCAATTGCTGGTGAGCATAACGGGCATCCCGAAATTCATGCTGCCAGCCCCCTTGGCCGTCTTCGAATCTGTCCTGACGCACGCCCAATCACTGGCCTCTCATTCATTGATCACGGGTTTCGAGATCGTTGTCGGCCTGGTGATCGGCAGCTGTCTGGGCATCATCAGTGCCATTGGCCTGACCGCATCAACCTCTGTGCGTCGCTGGGCACTGCCTCTGATGGTCATCAGTCAGTCCCTGCCCGTCTTCGCACTGGCACCGCTATTGACCCTGTGGTTTGGTTATGGCATCAGCTCGAAGATCATCATGGCCATACTCATTATCTATTTTCCCGTGGTGGCCGCAACCTTTGACGGACTCCGGCACACCCAGCCCGCCATGCTGGATCTGGCACAGACACTACGGGCTACACCATTGAGCATCATGTTCCAGATCCGGCTGCCAGCCGCCCTGCCCTCAATTGCTTCAGGCATACGTGTTGCCACCTCCATTGCTCCCATTGGCGCGGTGGTCGGCGAATGGGTTGGCTCAAGCAAAGGTCTGGGCTATCTGATGCTGCACGCCAATGGCCGTATGCAAACCGATCTGATGTTCGCCGCATTATTGTGTCTGTGCCTTATCGCACTGCTGTTGTACTTCTGCGTTAACCGGCTACTTGACCGAATCCTCTACTGGCAACGTGACTCCAGCCAGTTCCACACCGCTCAACCCCATCGAAACTGA
- a CDS encoding ABC transporter substrate-binding protein: MKRLNLLLALWLFSTASLADDKPLTVLLDWFVNPDHAQLILAKELGYFKEEGLDVELIEPADPSLPPKMVAAGKADVAISYQPQLHVQVAEGLPLSRFGTLISTPLNSLVVLADGPVKSIADLKGRKVGFSVGGFEDALLKAMLDTESLSLDDIELVNVNFSLSPALITGQVDAVIGAYRNFELNQLDIEGFAGKAYYPEEHGVPLYDELILVTNNESRDAEWIVPFLRAVERATTYLANHSDDAWELFKNTNTDILDNELNQRAWRDTLHRFALRPAALDTRRYEDFARFLQKQGLIDTLPETSTYAYEAR, translated from the coding sequence ATGAAACGATTGAACCTGCTACTGGCACTGTGGCTTTTCAGTACTGCAAGTCTGGCAGACGATAAACCACTGACCGTTTTACTAGACTGGTTTGTAAATCCGGACCATGCCCAATTGATACTGGCTAAAGAACTGGGTTACTTCAAGGAGGAAGGCCTGGATGTGGAACTGATCGAACCGGCAGATCCTTCCTTACCCCCCAAAATGGTCGCAGCTGGCAAAGCCGATGTTGCCATCAGCTATCAGCCGCAACTGCATGTACAGGTCGCTGAAGGCTTGCCGCTGTCGCGCTTTGGTACATTGATATCAACCCCCTTGAACTCACTGGTGGTACTGGCTGACGGTCCGGTAAAATCCATTGCTGACCTGAAGGGTCGCAAGGTTGGCTTTTCTGTGGGCGGTTTCGAAGATGCCTTGCTCAAAGCCATGCTGGACACCGAGTCGCTGTCACTGGACGATATCGAACTGGTCAACGTCAACTTTTCCTTGTCTCCCGCGCTCATCACCGGACAGGTAGATGCCGTCATTGGTGCCTATCGCAACTTTGAACTCAACCAGCTGGACATCGAGGGCTTTGCAGGCAAGGCCTATTACCCCGAAGAGCACGGCGTGCCACTTTATGACGAACTGATCCTGGTAACCAACAATGAATCACGCGACGCCGAATGGATCGTCCCTTTCCTGCGAGCTGTCGAACGTGCAACCACGTATCTGGCCAACCATTCTGACGATGCCTGGGAATTGTTCAAGAATACCAACACGGACATACTCGACAACGAGCTGAACCAGCGTGCCTGGCGCGATACCCTGCACCGTTTCGCACTGCGCCCCGCCGCACTGGATACACGTCGATATGAAGACTTTGCGCGCTTTCTGCAAAAGCAGGGTCTGATCGATACCTTGCCTGAAACCAGCACCTACGCCTACGAGGCCCGCTGA
- the tenA gene encoding thiaminase II yields the protein MSTLLEHLQSQCEPQWQQYTQHAFVRQLADGTLPRHCFEHYLKQDYLFLIHFARAFGLAAFKSRNLTELKRANASLSGIVDVELDLHIQYCHQWGISQEQLENTIESTPNMAYTRYVMERGMAGELLDLNIALAPCILGYGQIANWLLAQPFLVLENNPYAEWINLYAGDEYQQVADAHREACNAVELSNLDGARLHTLVQTFDAATRLEIDFWQMGLDCS from the coding sequence ATGTCGACACTTCTGGAGCATCTGCAGAGCCAATGCGAACCGCAATGGCAGCAGTACACTCAGCACGCCTTTGTCAGACAGCTGGCCGATGGCACACTGCCGCGCCATTGTTTCGAGCACTACCTGAAACAGGACTACCTTTTTCTGATTCACTTTGCTCGTGCTTTTGGCCTGGCCGCCTTCAAGAGTCGTAATCTGACAGAACTGAAAAGGGCCAATGCCTCTTTGTCCGGTATTGTGGATGTCGAACTGGACTTGCACATCCAGTACTGCCATCAATGGGGCATCTCGCAAGAGCAGCTGGAAAACACCATCGAGTCGACACCCAATATGGCCTACACCCGCTATGTCATGGAGCGCGGCATGGCAGGCGAGCTGCTGGACCTGAACATAGCACTGGCCCCATGTATTCTGGGGTATGGCCAGATTGCCAACTGGCTGCTGGCACAACCGTTTCTGGTCCTTGAAAACAACCCATACGCTGAATGGATCAATCTCTACGCAGGCGATGAATATCAGCAGGTTGCTGATGCTCACCGGGAGGCTTGCAATGCGGTTGAGCTATCAAATCTTGATGGTGCCCGTTTGCACACGCTGGTACAGACCTTCGATGCCGCCACGCGACTGGAAATCGACTTCTGGCAGATGGGACTGGATTGCAGCTGA
- a CDS encoding FAD-dependent oxidoreductase, with the protein MLPIIEIVGSGVAGLCCAQAFVEKGCQVTLRSASNGIDESCCSWWAGGMLAPWCESESAEPLIFRLGQESLRYWQQHSQSMHSGGSLVLAHRRDQADIRQFAQRTTDYQELNRDQIGELEPDIDGRFDLGLHYPQEAHLNPRETLQALLDRLLASELFTAVFNERLDDQYLQSAPDGGWRIDCRGLAARDSLSDLRGVKGEMLILETAEITLSRPVRVLHPRHPIYIVPRSNDQFMVGATMIESDDRTHASARSVMELLSSAYALHPAFADAAIVQIGTDVRPAFTDNLPRLRRRGQLVYVNGLYRHGFLCAPAMAQRAVSLVLEGNIDEEVVDENHD; encoded by the coding sequence ATGCTCCCGATTATCGAAATCGTCGGCTCAGGGGTCGCTGGTCTGTGTTGCGCGCAGGCATTTGTTGAAAAAGGTTGTCAGGTCACGCTACGCAGCGCCAGTAACGGCATCGACGAAAGCTGCTGCTCATGGTGGGCAGGTGGCATGCTGGCGCCCTGGTGTGAAAGCGAAAGTGCAGAACCGTTGATATTTCGGCTGGGGCAGGAAAGTCTGCGTTACTGGCAACAACACAGTCAGTCCATGCACAGCGGCGGCTCTCTGGTTCTGGCCCACCGACGCGACCAGGCGGATATCAGACAGTTTGCACAGCGCACCACCGACTATCAGGAACTGAACCGAGACCAGATTGGCGAACTGGAACCTGATATCGATGGCCGATTCGACCTGGGCCTGCACTATCCACAGGAGGCGCACCTGAACCCTCGTGAGACACTGCAGGCACTGCTGGACAGACTGCTTGCAAGCGAGCTCTTTACCGCCGTCTTCAATGAAAGGCTGGATGATCAGTATTTACAGAGTGCACCCGACGGTGGCTGGAGAATAGATTGCCGAGGCCTGGCCGCGCGCGATAGCCTCAGCGATCTGCGAGGCGTGAAGGGTGAGATGTTGATACTGGAAACCGCAGAGATCACACTGAGCCGTCCTGTGCGAGTGCTACACCCACGTCATCCGATCTATATAGTTCCGCGCAGCAATGATCAGTTCATGGTCGGTGCTACCATGATCGAAAGTGATGACAGAACCCATGCCTCGGCGCGCTCTGTCATGGAACTACTCTCCAGTGCCTATGCTCTGCATCCGGCATTCGCAGATGCCGCTATTGTGCAGATCGGCACTGATGTACGCCCCGCGTTTACAGACAACCTGCCCCGCCTCAGAAGACGCGGCCAGCTTGTCTATGTGAACGGTCTTTACCGACACGGGTTTCTATGCGCGCCAGCCATGGCGCAACGTGCCGTTTCTCTGGTACTGGAAGGCAATATTGACGAAGAGGTAGTCGATGAAAATCATGATTAA
- the thiS gene encoding sulfur carrier protein ThiS, translating into MKIMINGEKATVNCTRLDALLKELGHRPETVATAVNQEFVPVGQRAECELAEDDSIDIIAPMSGG; encoded by the coding sequence ATGAAAATCATGATTAACGGCGAGAAAGCAACCGTGAACTGCACCAGACTTGATGCTTTGCTGAAAGAGCTTGGCCATCGACCAGAAACAGTCGCCACGGCGGTCAATCAGGAATTTGTGCCTGTTGGTCAGAGGGCTGAGTGTGAACTGGCTGAAGATGATTCGATCGACATCATCGCCCCGATGTCAGGAGGCTGA
- a CDS encoding thiazole synthase → MSLTVYGTTLTSRLFLGTSLYPSPQIMLNAIAASGCEVVTVSLRRESSAEKSGQAFWSLIESANVRVLPNTAGCRGVKEAVNTAHMARELFKTPWIKLEVIGNDDTLQPDVFGLVEAARILIDEGFEVFPYTTDDLVVAERLLNAGCQVLMPWGAPIGSGRGLNNRYALKSLRANFPDVPLIVDAGIGLPSHATDALELGYDAILLNTAVAKAGDPVAMARAFSLAVQAGRSAWQAQPMLPRDMAAPSTPVLGTPFRDL, encoded by the coding sequence GTGTCATTGACTGTCTATGGTACAACGCTCACATCACGCCTGTTTCTGGGTACCTCACTGTACCCTTCCCCACAGATCATGCTCAATGCGATCGCAGCCTCTGGCTGTGAAGTGGTCACCGTGTCTCTGCGCCGCGAATCCAGTGCAGAGAAATCCGGCCAGGCATTCTGGTCATTGATCGAATCGGCCAATGTCCGGGTGCTGCCCAACACCGCCGGTTGTCGAGGCGTGAAAGAGGCTGTCAACACCGCCCACATGGCTCGAGAGCTCTTCAAGACGCCCTGGATCAAGCTGGAAGTCATTGGCAATGATGACACGCTGCAACCCGATGTATTCGGCCTGGTCGAAGCTGCCCGCATTCTGATAGACGAAGGCTTTGAGGTATTTCCCTACACCACCGATGACCTGGTCGTTGCCGAGCGACTGCTCAACGCCGGCTGTCAGGTATTGATGCCCTGGGGGGCACCGATAGGCAGTGGCAGAGGCTTGAACAACCGCTACGCCCTGAAATCCTTACGGGCAAATTTTCCTGACGTGCCTCTGATCGTCGATGCCGGCATTGGCTTGCCATCGCATGCGACTGACGCACTGGAGCTGGGTTACGATGCCATTTTGCTGAATACCGCGGTAGCCAAGGCAGGCGACCCTGTTGCCATGGCCCGGGCTTTTTCGCTTGCAGTCCAGGCAGGTCGAAGCGCCTGGCAAGCTCAGCCCATGTTGCCACGGGACATGGCCGCCCCTTCCACGCCGGTGCTGGGCACCCCTTTTCGAGACTTGTGA
- a CDS encoding thiamine phosphate synthase, with protein MLHPFYLIVGETDHLEEFLAAGVRCVQLRIKDGSVEHCRREIRRARQLCESAGCSLIINDYWQLAIDEGCQAIHLGQEDLQAAQMETIKAAGIKFGISTHDRAELNIALSHSPDYIALGPVYATLLKKMPWRPQGLPKLQRWKDSIGDIPLVAIGGFTPERAAGAFEHGADSVCVVTDIATHADPLARITQWLAVTQKGA; from the coding sequence ATGCTGCATCCCTTTTATCTGATCGTCGGTGAAACCGATCATCTCGAAGAATTTCTGGCAGCCGGCGTTCGCTGCGTGCAACTGCGAATCAAGGACGGCTCGGTCGAACATTGCCGCCGTGAGATAAGGCGTGCCCGGCAACTGTGCGAATCGGCCGGTTGCTCACTGATCATCAACGACTACTGGCAGCTGGCAATAGATGAGGGCTGCCAGGCTATTCATCTGGGCCAGGAGGATCTGCAGGCGGCACAGATGGAGACCATCAAGGCGGCAGGCATCAAATTTGGTATCAGTACACATGATCGGGCAGAGCTGAATATCGCCCTGTCGCACTCGCCGGATTACATTGCATTGGGCCCCGTCTACGCAACACTGCTCAAGAAAATGCCCTGGCGCCCCCAGGGCTTGCCCAAACTGCAACGCTGGAAAGATTCGATCGGTGATATTCCTCTGGTTGCTATCGGCGGCTTCACACCCGAACGCGCAGCGGGTGCCTTCGAGCACGGTGCTGATTCTGTTTGTGTCGTCACCGATATCGCTACCCATGCCGATCCGCTGGCACGCATAACACAGTGGTTGGCAGTGACTCAGAAGGGAGCTTGA
- the dapA gene encoding 4-hydroxy-tetrahydrodipicolinate synthase, producing MFAGSYVALITPMNANGELDELALRKLVAWHIQNGTDGLVPVGTTGESPVLSAKEHRKIVRLVVKEAAGRIPVVAGCGSNNTSEALKFHDYAHKVGADGALHVTGYYNRPSQEGLFRHFEVLSKSNELPIIVYNIPARAIVDISADTMARLATLPTVVGVKDATTDLARPAVERQLITKPFSWLSGEDGTAVAYNAAGGNGCISVTANVAPALCASMHKACADNDFHTARDIQNSLMPLHQSLFLEPSPAGIKYACSRLGLCTDTVRLPIVTLQDSTKEKIDLALQSLNLL from the coding sequence ATGTTTGCAGGATCGTACGTCGCACTGATCACCCCCATGAACGCCAATGGCGAACTCGATGAATTGGCACTGCGCAAGCTGGTTGCCTGGCATATCCAGAACGGCACTGATGGTTTGGTTCCGGTAGGTACTACGGGCGAATCTCCGGTACTGTCTGCCAAAGAGCACCGCAAGATCGTGCGTCTTGTCGTTAAAGAGGCAGCCGGGAGAATCCCTGTCGTTGCTGGCTGCGGTTCCAACAACACCTCAGAGGCCCTGAAATTTCATGACTATGCACACAAGGTAGGCGCCGATGGGGCCTTGCATGTCACCGGCTACTACAACCGGCCCAGCCAGGAAGGCTTGTTCCGGCACTTCGAAGTGTTGAGCAAGAGCAATGAGCTGCCCATCATTGTCTACAACATTCCGGCACGAGCCATTGTCGATATTTCTGCCGACACCATGGCCCGCCTGGCAACTCTTCCTACCGTTGTCGGCGTCAAGGATGCCACAACCGATCTGGCCAGACCCGCTGTCGAGCGACAGCTTATTACAAAGCCCTTCTCCTGGCTGTCCGGCGAGGATGGCACCGCAGTCGCCTACAATGCCGCAGGCGGAAACGGCTGTATATCAGTCACAGCCAATGTCGCCCCGGCCCTGTGTGCCAGTATGCATAAAGCATGTGCTGATAATGATTTCCATACTGCCAGAGACATACAGAACTCATTGATGCCATTGCATCAATCCCTGTTCCTGGAGCCCAGTCCTGCAGGCATAAAATACGCTTGCTCACGACTTGGCTTATGCACAGATACCGTGCGCCTGCCGATTGTTACCCTGCAAGACTCTACCAAGGAAAAAATTGACCTGGCCCTGCAGTCCCTGAATCTTCTTTGA
- a CDS encoding MaoC family dehydratase: MIVQQFFEDHEIGAGRQTFGRTITETDFVVHAGHSGDYFPHHMDAEWCATQEFGQRIAHGTMIFTIGIGLSASVINPVAFSLGYDRLRFLKPVHIGDTIHTVLAIKDKYPDKKHADHGRVIESVNVINQEGVCVLYCEHIYLVQRRPSVDSD; the protein is encoded by the coding sequence ATGATCGTCCAGCAATTTTTCGAGGACCATGAAATCGGGGCCGGTCGGCAGACCTTCGGTCGCACGATTACAGAAACCGATTTCGTTGTACATGCAGGTCATAGCGGTGATTATTTCCCGCATCATATGGACGCTGAATGGTGTGCAACTCAGGAGTTTGGCCAGCGCATTGCGCATGGCACGATGATATTCACCATCGGTATAGGTCTGTCAGCGAGCGTGATCAACCCGGTCGCTTTCAGTCTGGGATATGACCGACTACGATTTCTGAAGCCTGTGCATATAGGCGACACGATTCACACCGTTCTGGCGATCAAGGACAAGTATCCGGACAAGAAGCACGCTGATCATGGTCGTGTCATAGAGTCAGTCAATGTCATCAACCAGGAGGGGGTCTGCGTTTTGTATTGCGAACACATCTACCTGGTTCAGCGTAGGCCGTCCGTGGATTCTGATTGA